The sequence tgctgtagcaTGAAGCAGAAACATGCTGCACACTGTTCTGCTAAATTAAATCTCAATTGTTGTCAAAGCACACTCATTATATACAAGATATAAACAAATAACTATGGAAATATAGTTAAAAGAAATTATTACCTCTCATGCATGAATAACATTTCTTGCTAGTATATGGGAGGTGTTCAGTGTGTCACTCGGAGTGACTTAAAAACAAGTACCATTTAGTTTTCATTAGTAACTAcagtatttacatgacaaaggTTGCTTAATTTGGAAGGATGAATGTGTACCACCACGCAGGCTGTGTGTCCAAACCCTCCGGAGTCTGCGAGTCAATGTGCACTTTATCAGTTTGTTCAAACTTCAGTTGAATTTGACGGAGATGGAGACAAGCAGCAGACACCATAGAGAGGAAACTGATGCAACCCACACTGTCTAGAACTCATCAAAAATAGGCCTAAGAGACTAAAAAGGGCTGCTGACAAGACCATTTTAGTCAAGCCTGAGCCAATTCCCAAACCAAGTCCAGTAGAGTTTTGAGTCCAGAGTGAGACCAGAGCAACTCAAGTCCCATCCAAGATTGAAACGGTCAAAAACACGAGCTAAAAAAGTACCAGAGAAGCTTGTTAAAGATCAACAGAGATACAGCTCTACCTGCAGGAACTCTGTACTAAACACCGAGGAGCATAACATACACAGGTTTCTATAAGTGCACTTTCTtgagttgtttttaaaagcGGGAAGAAAATAAAGGTGGAGAAAAATTGATctatgaaaatgattaaataagcAGGAAAAAGCTGAGTTCAATCATGGCAGAGACCTGTTTAAGAAGTCAAAAAGAAGTCCTCTAGACCAGACTAAAGAACTACAGCCCTGCCAGTCATATCAATTCATTTCAAAGCTTTCTCAGCAGTCCCCACTGAGTCTTACCACTACTGTTCTTCGATCTGAAAGATGCCTTCCTGCTTCATGCTGAATCTATAGTTATGTCCTCCTCACTGCCTTTCATCGACATTGATTGCAGGTCTAGCGGCTCTGGTGTCTCCTGCCCTACCGACAGGCACACGTATCCACAGACATGCCGGGGTAAACTTTGAGCACCATATTCCTGTGCAGGTCGAGGAAAAGTACGCTGAGAGGACTCATCTTCTCCGGTACACAGCACGGCTCGGGAACACCGGGGACTATTCCCACAGCTCTGACGATGCTCTGGATGGTGGCATGATTGGATGGACGCACCACCTGAGGAAGTAAGCAGTGGTGAAAAGGAATTATTACTACAATGCAACTGACAAGAACTCCACTGTCTCCACTGTgaaaattaaagtaaatatCCAAAAAGATACCAAGGAACTGGTTACTGCTCCGactgatacatttttaattgtttacagttgttttcaatttttattgtgtttgccAATTTTGCCTTTTGCTTTGACAAGTTTTTCTTGACTGATAATGCTTCCATCTCAAcgtttatgtatttatgtccCTGCTTTTAATGTTGAGaagggtctgtgtgtgtgattagttatgtaattatgaaaataaatccaGTAAGAAGTTAAAAGGTGTTTCTCTGGATCACCTTAGGGATGGGGAATCCACAGGTCCCGGCACAGTAGTAGGCATCAAACGACTTTGGGGCCAACACCCATTCGCTCCAGCCAATGTCAGCGAAGTCCACCCTGAGGTAGCGCCTGGAGCAAACCCTGGGCTCGCTCCACTGTCTCCTCCTGGCCTTCTTCATTGTCCGCTCATCAAAGCTCAGCACCTGGGCCTTACTCAGGCCCTCGCTGCTTTCCTGACCCAGCTTCCTTCCTGGTTTGACCGCTGCTTTGGATTTGGCGGGGAAAAAGGTGCTCTGCCACAGTTCATGGTTCTTTAAGGTGTTAAAGTGGACCTCTGGAATGTCGTTTGTGTGGATCTGGTGCTGAAGCTCCCTCCGGATCCTTGAGGCTGAGGCGGACGCATCCTCCCCTACAGGAAAGGGTCCATAGCGCTGGAGCGACATGGCTACACTGTTTGGTTCATCTATGGCTCGGTCATCAGCGTACAGCAAAATATATGGCAGGTTGGCTGGAGAGAGGCGTTCGTGGCCGTGAGGACTCTTCTGTTGCATCCGAGCCGCCCCAAACCCCATATCAAACTCCATCGTGACCACAAGCTCTTTGACATCCCTGGCTTGTTTCACCACCGCTGTGATGTCCCTCGATTGCCAAGAGCCTTTCTTGAAAGGGGTCAAAGTTACGTTTCCCAGTGGTGTTGCAAAAGCAGAGTTTGGGGAAGATCCATGGAAGAGAAGCTGTGACGAGGGAGGATATGGATGCTGGAGGCTGCCAGACGGGTGGCGAGGCCTTCGGAAATGCCACGGTCGCTGGTGGTGGCGGGGGCGTTTGTAGAGGAAGTGAAAAGAGGCAAAGAGGATGAC is a genomic window of Thunnus maccoyii chromosome 20, fThuMac1.1, whole genome shotgun sequence containing:
- the gdf10b gene encoding growth/differentiation factor 10b isoform X1, with product METFPRSPAMANRLFHILHLLVILQSTWGKVVTEDLGEDVRQGGDVPSPEEQRVFAHESANRDMVSINMFKVYEKYSKEPQSQKDGNTVRSFKAVPRVLQGKDVFQFNLSSIQDSEVILFASFHFLYKRPRHHQRPWHFRRPRHPSGSLQHPYPPSSQLLFHGSSPNSAFATPLGNVTLTPFKKGSWQSRDITAVVKQARDVKELVVTMEFDMGFGAARMQQKSPHGHERLSPANLPYILLYADDRAIDEPNSVAMSLQRYGPFPVGEDASASASRIRRELQHQIHTNDIPEVHFNTLKNHELWQSTFFPAKSKAAVKPGRKLGQESSEGLSKAQVLSFDERTMKKARRRQWSEPRVCSRRYLRVDFADIGWSEWVLAPKSFDAYYCAGTCGFPIPKVVRPSNHATIQSIVRAVGIVPGVPEPCCVPEKMSPLSVLFLDLHRNMVLKVYPGMSVDTCACR
- the gdf10b gene encoding growth/differentiation factor 10b isoform X2 — translated: MAAHTANRVLQGKDVFQFNLSSIQDSEVILFASFHFLYKRPRHHQRPWHFRRPRHPSGSLQHPYPPSSQLLFHGSSPNSAFATPLGNVTLTPFKKGSWQSRDITAVVKQARDVKELVVTMEFDMGFGAARMQQKSPHGHERLSPANLPYILLYADDRAIDEPNSVAMSLQRYGPFPVGEDASASASRIRRELQHQIHTNDIPEVHFNTLKNHELWQSTFFPAKSKAAVKPGRKLGQESSEGLSKAQVLSFDERTMKKARRRQWSEPRVCSRRYLRVDFADIGWSEWVLAPKSFDAYYCAGTCGFPIPKVVRPSNHATIQSIVRAVGIVPGVPEPCCVPEKMSPLSVLFLDLHRNMVLKVYPGMSVDTCACR